One genomic window of Biomphalaria glabrata chromosome 9, xgBioGlab47.1, whole genome shotgun sequence includes the following:
- the LOC129928442 gene encoding uncharacterized protein LOC129928442: MDNDLKDLHQNLVGDRRLAKDYQELERQSLREIVNWRQKRREIVKDYKRVIQRSPDTDEWMQSRKARKDSWQTRERDEISKRYCRRYKHFRAPPDLKETADKIKSVIKESVGELALPKQTRSHDFSPISTKLTPHGAKRRHSVPAECQTSSLPEIIEPLRRMTLGHIEMTKDVHKSGSNLGNRVYLCDIKDRKYIVCRDYP, encoded by the exons ATGGACAA CGATCTCAAAGATCTGCACCAGAACCTCGTAGGAGACCGACGATTGGCTAAAGACTACCAGGAACTAGAGAGACAGTCACTGCGTGAAATTGTCAACTGGAGACAAAAGAGAAGAGAG ATTGTTAAAGACTATAAAAGGGTAATACAAAGATCGCCTGATACTGACGAATGGATGCAAAGTCGAAAGGCTCGCAAAGACTCGTGGCAAACACGAGAACGAGACGAGATCTCCAAACGTTACTGCAGAAGATACAAACATTTCCGAGCGCCACCCGATTTGAAAGAGACAGCTGACAAAATAAAATCAGTCATCAAAGAAAGTGTTGGAGAGTTGGCATTACCAAAGCAAACGCGCAGCCATGATTTCAGTCCGATATCGACAAAGCTAACGCCGCATGGCGCGAAACGTCGCCATTCCGTTCCGGCAGAGTGTCAGACGTCCAGTCTGCCGGAAATCATTGAGCCGTTGAGAAGAATGACTCTGGGACACATTGAAATGACAAAGGACGTTCACAAAAGCGGTTCGAATCTAGGGAATAGAGTTTACCTGTGTGACATCAAAGACAGAAAATATATAGTCTGTAGAGACTACCCGTAA